CACTTTTCTAGGATTTACTTTTATTGTAATAATATCTTCTCCAACAACTATATGAGCTCCTTTATAAGGCTTTACTTTAACTTTTAGTTCAAAATCCAATGAACGATATCCTTGTACTCTTTCGGCACTTATAATATCTACGTACAAGGGATCGGTGACTACTGTGGAACCATAATGTTGTTTAATAGCCTTATCTATATACGGATTTAAAGTTGATAAAAAAATATCCTGATAGAGCTCTTCATTAGGAAATTCATTTGATTCATTATCTGTTATTGCTTTTTTTGAAGAAGTTCCATCTATATCATTTACTTGAGTTTGCTTATTACTGCAC
This region of Pelotomaculum schinkii genomic DNA includes:
- a CDS encoding DUF3888 domain-containing protein gives rise to the protein MKLKNLFLLFFILALVLIGCSNKQTQVNDIDGTSSKKAITDNESNEFPNEELYQDIFLSTLNPYIDKAIKQHYGSTVVTDPLYVDIISAERVQGYRSLDFELKVKVKPYKGAHIVVGEDIITIKVNPRKVEVLNFEHVKDYQLPPNLQ